The following proteins are co-located in the Haloarcula marismortui ATCC 43049 genome:
- a CDS encoding threonine synthase — protein METTAAFRGLICTACGAETDSTADRCPDCGGVLVGDYDVPDLTPEALPDVTGPGRYEPLRPFSGDATVTLDEGATPLVPVPELADELGVDSVYVKDEGRNPTASLGDRKLSLAVTAAAQRGAERVATPSTGNGAQANAAYAARAGIESKGFVPSRCPFLNKAMVNVHGGDMRVVEGRYDDAASVSDEELADASDGWVSVAPGHPFRIEGAKSVAFETADDLDWTAPDAVVHPTGHGETLVGLEHGFQAAAESGLTDSTPRIYAAQPDSTAAIADAASEGASEPATIEHPDTIVGPLEVPDPAAGAAALDSLDRSGGDGVAVSDKDILAGAVDGCEMGPETGATGGTAIAGARALADDGAFDDDDVVVLVNPVAGSKEADLLRSHLMSQGI, from the coding sequence ATGGAGACGACTGCGGCGTTTCGCGGCCTCATCTGCACGGCGTGTGGCGCGGAAACCGACAGCACGGCCGACCGCTGTCCCGACTGTGGCGGGGTTCTCGTCGGTGACTACGATGTTCCGGACCTGACGCCCGAGGCGCTGCCCGATGTGACAGGGCCAGGCCGGTACGAGCCGCTTCGGCCGTTCTCGGGTGACGCAACGGTGACGCTCGACGAAGGGGCGACACCGCTGGTTCCGGTGCCGGAGCTGGCCGACGAACTCGGCGTCGACTCGGTGTACGTCAAAGACGAGGGGCGTAATCCGACGGCGTCGCTGGGCGACCGCAAACTTTCGCTCGCCGTCACCGCTGCCGCTCAGCGCGGAGCTGAGCGCGTCGCGACACCGTCGACGGGGAACGGCGCACAGGCCAACGCCGCCTACGCGGCCCGCGCCGGCATCGAGTCGAAGGGCTTTGTCCCCTCACGCTGCCCGTTCCTCAACAAGGCGATGGTGAACGTCCACGGCGGCGACATGCGCGTCGTTGAGGGCCGGTATGACGACGCCGCCTCGGTGTCGGACGAGGAACTTGCCGACGCGTCCGACGGCTGGGTCTCAGTCGCGCCCGGCCACCCGTTCCGCATCGAGGGTGCCAAATCCGTCGCGTTCGAGACGGCTGACGACCTCGACTGGACGGCCCCCGACGCGGTGGTCCACCCCACCGGCCACGGCGAGACGCTCGTCGGTCTCGAACACGGCTTTCAGGCGGCAGCCGAGAGCGGCCTCACGGACTCGACGCCGCGAATCTACGCCGCACAGCCCGACTCGACGGCCGCCATCGCGGATGCCGCAAGCGAGGGTGCGAGCGAACCGGCGACTATCGAGCACCCCGACACCATCGTCGGCCCGCTTGAGGTCCCCGACCCTGCCGCCGGCGCTGCGGCGCTCGACTCGCTTGACCGCTCGGGCGGCGACGGCGTCGCCGTCTCAGATAAGGACATTCTGGCTGGCGCGGTCGACGGCTGCGAGATGGGGCCGGAAACCGGTGCGACCGGCGGGACCGCGATCGCCGGTGCGCGGGCACTGGCTGACGATGGGGCCTTCGACGACGACGATGTCGTCGTTCTAGTGAACCCTGTCGCCGGGAGCAAGGAGGCGGACCTGCTGCGCAGCCACCTCATGAGCCAGGGCATCTGA
- a CDS encoding alcohol dehydrogenase catalytic domain-containing protein, which yields MRVAAFSELTGPDGVSVIDQATPEPEHGEAVVSVEACAINRHDLWVLEGDPAMVDTDDLPFVSGLDVAGTVDAVGDGVTAVEPGDRVVLCPNETCGTCRYCREGPENLCENFSLYHGGLTEAARVQADRLVRLPDGVEPVDAAALPTAYMTAFHMLRRVDAGPGDLVFIPGVTGGVGVAGVQLASVLGAHSVGTSSSAAKLTRVESLGLDYAIESTDPDEIRAAVTEIGTVDGVLNHLGGEYTQVGLDVLRRGGRMAVCGRTAGGTSEINIPDLFLGHKRVIGSTMGTQGDLERLVDLVADGELTPEIEATYSLEETGAAFAAMQDRDSVGKLVVTP from the coding sequence ATGCGCGTTGCAGCGTTCAGCGAACTCACCGGCCCGGACGGCGTCTCGGTTATCGACCAAGCAACCCCAGAGCCCGAACACGGCGAGGCAGTGGTCTCCGTCGAAGCGTGTGCGATCAACCGCCACGACCTCTGGGTTCTCGAGGGGGATCCCGCGATGGTCGACACGGATGATTTACCGTTTGTCAGCGGTCTCGATGTCGCCGGGACCGTCGATGCCGTCGGCGACGGGGTTACCGCTGTCGAACCCGGGGACCGCGTGGTCCTCTGTCCGAACGAGACCTGCGGGACGTGTCGCTACTGTCGTGAGGGGCCGGAGAACCTCTGTGAGAACTTCTCGCTGTACCACGGTGGCCTCACCGAGGCGGCCCGTGTGCAGGCCGACCGCCTCGTCAGGCTTCCCGACGGCGTGGAACCGGTCGACGCGGCCGCGCTTCCGACGGCCTACATGACGGCCTTCCATATGCTCCGTCGGGTCGACGCTGGACCGGGCGATCTGGTGTTTATCCCGGGCGTCACCGGCGGTGTCGGCGTCGCAGGCGTGCAACTCGCGTCCGTTCTCGGCGCTCACAGCGTCGGGACCTCGTCTTCAGCGGCGAAGCTAACTCGCGTCGAATCGCTCGGTCTGGACTACGCCATCGAGAGCACCGATCCGGACGAGATTCGGGCAGCGGTCACCGAGATCGGGACGGTTGATGGCGTCCTCAATCACCTCGGTGGTGAGTACACGCAGGTCGGTCTGGATGTTCTCCGTCGCGGTGGCCGGATGGCCGTCTGTGGTCGGACCGCCGGCGGCACATCCGAGATCAATATTCCCGACCTGTTCCTCGGTCACAAGCGCGTTATCGGGAGTACGATGGGGACGCAGGGCGATTTGGAACGACTTGTCGACCTCGTCGCTGACGGCGAACTCACCCCGGAGATAGAGGCGACGTACTCCCTGGAGGAGACCGGTGCGGCGTTTGCGGCGATGCAGGACCGCGATAGCGTTGGAAAGCTCGTCGTGACGCCGTAG
- a CDS encoding proteasome assembly chaperone family protein — MDEFDIERVADPDLDEPVLVEGLPGVGHVGKLAAEHLLEELESELVRRVYSTHFPPQVSIDEGQAQLACAEFHAVTPEEGQDLLVLSGDHQAQNNQGHYGLTDTFLDIADEFGIQRVFALGGVPTGELIEEYDVLGATTTEDFKETLEESGVAFREDEPAGGIVGVSGLLLGLSKRRDVPASCLMGETSGYLVDPKSAQAVLEILQDVIGFEVDYSSLEDRADEMEEVVRKIQEMEQQNSPSPADEDLRYIG, encoded by the coding sequence ATGGACGAATTCGACATCGAGCGCGTAGCGGACCCCGACCTCGACGAACCGGTACTGGTCGAGGGCTTACCCGGCGTCGGCCACGTCGGGAAGCTCGCCGCAGAGCATCTGCTGGAGGAGCTCGAAAGCGAGCTCGTCCGCCGCGTCTACTCGACACATTTCCCACCGCAGGTCAGCATCGATGAGGGCCAGGCACAGCTTGCCTGCGCCGAGTTCCACGCTGTCACCCCCGAAGAGGGACAGGACCTGCTCGTGCTCTCTGGAGACCACCAGGCCCAGAACAATCAGGGCCACTACGGCCTGACCGATACGTTCCTCGACATCGCCGACGAGTTTGGCATCCAGCGGGTGTTCGCTCTCGGCGGCGTCCCGACCGGCGAACTCATTGAGGAGTACGACGTGCTCGGTGCGACGACGACCGAGGATTTCAAGGAGACGCTGGAGGAGTCTGGCGTGGCCTTCCGCGAGGACGAACCGGCCGGCGGCATTGTCGGCGTCTCCGGCCTACTGCTGGGCCTGAGCAAGCGACGGGACGTGCCGGCCAGTTGCCTCATGGGCGAAACGTCGGGCTATCTGGTCGACCCCAAGAGCGCGCAGGCCGTCCTCGAAATCCTGCAGGACGTCATCGGGTTCGAGGTTGACTACAGTTCGCTGGAGGACCGTGCTGACGAGATGGAGGAAGTCGTCCGGAAGATCCAAGAGATGGAACAGCAAAACTCCCCGTCGCCCGCCGACGAAGACCTCAGATACATCGGTTAA
- a CDS encoding universal stress protein, with the protein MSQTINSILVPTDGSDGARIGARRGIDLAATIGADLHVLSAVDARDIEPDLNADGQTERERLLETEAERAVDSIARLARTHLSGQITTAVESGIPFQAINDYVDTHDIDLIVMGTQGQTGFERVVLGSVAEKTLRTAAVPVVTVTPDGDIVEIGDQRYENILLPTDGSEGADLAIEWGITLAEIYDATVHTLYSVDTSRFGGVEGSAEIHDALEETGQEALETVHERARDADVSIAGNIASGPAARAILSYSEEHDIDLIAMGTHGRSGLTRYLTGSVTETVVRNAAVPVCCVPMQ; encoded by the coding sequence ATGAGTCAAACGATTAACTCGATTCTCGTGCCGACCGATGGCAGTGACGGGGCACGGATAGGGGCCCGGCGAGGCATTGACCTCGCTGCCACAATCGGTGCCGACCTCCACGTACTGTCAGCGGTTGACGCCCGTGACATCGAACCGGATCTGAACGCTGATGGACAGACAGAGCGGGAGCGGCTCCTCGAAACGGAGGCCGAACGAGCGGTGGACTCCATCGCGAGACTCGCCCGGACGCATCTCTCCGGACAGATCACTACCGCTGTCGAGTCGGGGATCCCGTTTCAGGCGATCAACGACTACGTCGATACCCACGATATCGATCTCATCGTTATGGGGACGCAAGGGCAGACAGGGTTCGAACGGGTTGTCCTCGGGAGTGTTGCAGAAAAGACGCTCCGGACTGCAGCTGTCCCGGTCGTCACGGTCACTCCGGATGGGGACATCGTCGAAATCGGCGATCAACGGTACGAAAACATTCTCCTCCCGACTGACGGCAGCGAGGGGGCAGACCTCGCAATTGAATGGGGGATCACGCTAGCGGAGATATATGATGCAACCGTACACACGCTCTATTCTGTCGACACGAGCCGATTTGGCGGCGTCGAGGGATCAGCAGAGATTCACGATGCGCTTGAGGAAACCGGACAGGAGGCACTCGAAACGGTCCATGAGCGTGCCAGAGACGCAGACGTCAGCATCGCAGGCAACATCGCAAGCGGCCCGGCTGCACGCGCGATTCTCTCCTACAGCGAGGAACACGATATCGACCTCATCGCGATGGGAACACACGGCCGCTCCGGCCTCACGCGATACCTGACCGGAAGCGTCACCGAGACAGTTGTTCGTAATGCGGCTGTCCCGGTCTGTTGTGTCCCGATGCAGTGA
- a CDS encoding NAD(P)/FAD-dependent oxidoreductase yields MTDVVVAGGGLAGLVAARHLAESGRDVTVFEQRSDVGGRVRTVHEDGYTFDRGFQVMFTAYPAAKRELDIEALAPRTFTPGATIASPNHRSVLSDPLRNPSAAPQTLLNTDVRTADKLRLFRLQRELAGVEPVELLSRGGTTIREYLADYGFSKRFVERFAAPFYGGITLDRSLGTDSSIFEYTYKMLSEGEIFVPADGMQAMPRQLADRARSAGATIETDAPVTELETHEGEVTAEVGRETVTAESAVVATDPQTAAELTDIDAIPTEPVGCVTQYFALPTNRAPATGQRIILNATDDRPNTVAPLSAVASEYAPAGMELYSATFLGTPEEDDAELAAEVRAALQSWYPNASFEALELLRTDRVPLSQFAQPPGYRDALPDPTAPEGNAVLAGDYTRWSAIQGALESGKVAADLLR; encoded by the coding sequence ATGACAGATGTCGTCGTCGCCGGCGGGGGACTCGCCGGGCTGGTCGCCGCCCGCCACCTGGCGGAGTCGGGTCGGGACGTGACAGTGTTCGAGCAGCGCTCGGACGTGGGCGGTCGCGTCCGGACAGTTCACGAGGACGGCTACACGTTCGACCGTGGGTTTCAGGTCATGTTCACCGCCTATCCCGCGGCGAAGCGGGAACTCGACATCGAGGCGCTGGCTCCGCGGACGTTCACGCCGGGGGCCACTATCGCTAGCCCGAACCACCGCTCGGTGCTGTCGGACCCGCTCCGGAATCCCTCCGCCGCACCGCAGACGCTGCTCAATACCGACGTGCGCACAGCCGACAAGCTCCGGCTGTTCCGGCTCCAGCGCGAACTGGCCGGCGTCGAACCGGTCGAATTGCTCTCTCGGGGCGGAACGACCATCCGGGAATACCTCGCTGACTACGGATTTTCAAAGCGGTTCGTCGAGCGGTTCGCCGCACCCTTTTATGGCGGCATCACGCTCGACCGCTCACTGGGCACGGATAGCAGCATCTTCGAGTACACCTACAAGATGCTGAGCGAAGGCGAGATATTCGTCCCCGCCGACGGGATGCAGGCGATGCCGCGACAGCTCGCCGACCGCGCTCGCTCGGCGGGCGCGACCATCGAAACCGACGCGCCCGTGACAGAGCTGGAGACCCACGAGGGAGAGGTTACTGCCGAGGTAGGCCGCGAAACAGTGACGGCCGAAAGTGCCGTCGTCGCGACGGACCCGCAGACGGCGGCGGAGCTGACGGATATCGATGCGATTCCGACCGAGCCCGTCGGCTGTGTCACCCAGTACTTCGCACTCCCGACGAACCGCGCTCCGGCCACCGGACAGCGCATCATCCTCAACGCGACGGACGACCGACCGAACACCGTCGCGCCGCTGTCGGCGGTCGCCAGCGAGTACGCGCCCGCTGGGATGGAGCTATACAGCGCCACATTCCTCGGAACGCCGGAAGAAGACGACGCGGAACTGGCCGCTGAAGTCCGGGCGGCGCTGCAGTCGTGGTATCCGAACGCGAGCTTCGAGGCGCTGGAACTGCTCCGGACCGACCGCGTCCCGCTCTCACAGTTCGCTCAGCCGCCGGGGTATCGGGACGCGCTCCCGGACCCGACAGCGCCAGAGGGCAACGCCGTCCTGGCGGGCGACTACACCCGCTGGTCGGCGATACAGGGTGCGCTGGAAAGCGGCAAGGTCGCCGCCGATCTGCTTCGATAA
- a CDS encoding universal stress protein has product MIAQILVPMDDSEMAQQALKYTLENHPDAEITVLHVVGGPSPLGGAATALALADDIEAAAEERAEKVFDDARELAAEYDTDITTEVQLGHPSRAVLNRAGDFDAVVLGTHGGSLADRLVVGNVAQKVFRNSPVPVIIAR; this is encoded by the coding sequence ATGATCGCACAGATTCTCGTCCCGATGGACGACTCGGAGATGGCCCAACAAGCGCTCAAGTACACCCTTGAAAACCATCCCGACGCGGAGATTACTGTCTTACACGTCGTGGGCGGACCCTCACCGTTGGGGGGAGCAGCCACCGCACTTGCTCTTGCAGATGACATCGAAGCGGCCGCCGAGGAGCGTGCGGAGAAGGTGTTCGACGACGCTCGCGAACTCGCTGCCGAGTACGATACCGACATAACCACCGAGGTGCAACTGGGCCACCCGTCGCGAGCGGTTCTGAATAGAGCCGGCGACTTCGATGCGGTCGTGCTCGGAACTCACGGCGGCTCGTTGGCCGATCGGCTGGTCGTCGGGAACGTCGCCCAGAAAGTGTTCCGTAACTCGCCTGTTCCAGTCATCATCGCACGGTGA
- a CDS encoding J domain-containing protein: protein MQTQPGVLPEWLVLGLVLGVVGSLVVAGLFVLANRVFPAKRPNRQATDGGEMRRRAELREYLTAIDEQFAENHFVEGQHVAFYLPKRDVAITFDARAYYRIERSPTIPVLVEHEMPGVYLGARLPFETPEVDLGPDPEEEPHPTVQAFSELGLTQSASLDDVKSAYRERVKEVHPDHGGNEDEFKRVREAYTTAKQHASGASRQRAS, encoded by the coding sequence GTGCAGACACAACCGGGCGTCCTACCGGAGTGGCTGGTCCTTGGGCTCGTTTTAGGTGTCGTCGGGAGCCTCGTCGTCGCCGGTCTGTTCGTCCTCGCGAACCGTGTGTTTCCGGCCAAGCGGCCGAACCGGCAGGCGACCGACGGCGGGGAGATGCGACGCCGGGCGGAACTCCGAGAGTATCTCACAGCCATCGACGAGCAGTTCGCCGAGAACCACTTCGTCGAGGGGCAACACGTCGCCTTCTATCTCCCCAAGCGGGACGTGGCAATCACGTTTGACGCCCGGGCGTACTACCGTATCGAGCGGTCGCCGACTATCCCCGTACTGGTCGAACACGAGATGCCCGGCGTCTACCTCGGCGCGCGCCTGCCCTTCGAGACGCCCGAAGTCGACCTCGGCCCGGACCCTGAGGAGGAACCACACCCGACGGTGCAGGCGTTCAGCGAACTGGGCCTGACCCAGAGCGCGTCGCTGGACGACGTGAAATCGGCCTACCGCGAGCGCGTCAAGGAGGTCCACCCGGACCACGGTGGCAACGAGGACGAGTTCAAGCGTGTCCGGGAAGCGTACACCACTGCAAAACAGCACGCGTCTGGTGCGTCGAGACAGCGCGCATCGTAG
- a CDS encoding RNA-protein complex protein Nop10 — MKSDIHVCAVWESEHDRPVYTLDDTCPECGAEAVNSAPAPFSPEDSYGEYRRSLKRRSRE, encoded by the coding sequence ATGAAATCGGATATCCACGTCTGTGCCGTCTGGGAGTCCGAACACGACCGGCCGGTGTACACGCTGGACGACACCTGTCCGGAGTGCGGGGCCGAAGCGGTCAACAGCGCACCCGCGCCGTTCTCTCCTGAAGACAGCTACGGCGAGTATCGACGTTCTCTTAAGCGCCGCAGCCGGGAATAA